The DNA region GCTTGTGCCCCCCTTCTTGATTCGTTCATTCCGTCTCCAATGGTATGGTGTTTGATGAGGGGGCCTCTCTGCGGATGTGCTTGAGGAGCAGGTGGGCGGAGACGAAGCCTATGGCCGCCAGGGCGATGAGGGAGAGGAATATGAGCCGGTATCCCTGGATGCCCGGGTAGCGGTCCAGCAGGTTTCCGAAGTAGCTGTAGATGAAGGTGTCCGGCAGGTACCCCACCAGGCTTATGGCCCCGTAGGCGGCGCCGGCCAGGTGGTTGGGGATCCTTATCTCGTCCACCGGGGCGAAGTAGACCCCCTTGACGGCGAAGACGCAGAAGGATGCGGAGAGGGTGGTGGCCAGCATCAGGGCCAGCAGCTTGGGGGAGCCGGGGATGAGGTAGAGGCAGCCCACCAGGGCAGCGATGGCCACGAAGCCCATCCGGATCAGCCGGGTGGCGGATCCGATCCGGTCCGCCAGGATGCCCCCCACGGGTCCGCCCCCCAGGCGTAGCCCGTAGGTCCTTATGATGGCGATGAAGGCCCCCATGGAGACCGACATCTTGAAGACGTCGGTGAGGTAGGGGGTGATGTAGGTTAGCCCCGCGCCGATGCTGTAGCCGGCGAAGATTATCATGGCCGCCAGCCAGATGGCGGGCATCCTGAGCACGTCGCCGATGCCGTCGAACAGGGACTTGGCTCCCTCCGCCACCTCTCCCTTCTTCTCCTCCAGGAGGAAGTAGACCACCACTCCCAGGGCGATCATGGTGGCCGAGTAGAAGATGATGGCCCCCTTGAGGCCCAGCAGGGTGGCACCGAAGGCCTTGAAGACGAATAGGGCCCCGAAGGCGCTTAGGGTGGCGGAGAGGCCCCGACCGAAGTCCAAGAAGCCGAAGAGGCGCCCCTGCTCGGAGCTGTCGCCCAGCATCTTGACGCTCTTGAGCATGGTGGGCCAGAAGGTGAAGACGGTGGTGAAGGCCCAGATGACGTGGATGGCCAGCGCCATGTGGTAGCCCGGGAAGGTGGAGTAGTAGAGCCCCGTGAGGCC from Thermanaerovibrio acidaminovorans DSM 6589 includes:
- a CDS encoding MFS transporter; translated protein: MNRNVKKWITLFCLAFSGGIIYQLPYLREQFYIPLQNALQINNTQIGNLMTVYGIANLFLYLPGGILADRLPYKKLVPFSLIATGLTGLYYSTFPGYHMALAIHVIWAFTTVFTFWPTMLKSVKMLGDSSEQGRLFGFLDFGRGLSATLSAFGALFVFKAFGATLLGLKGAIIFYSATMIALGVVVYFLLEEKKGEVAEGAKSLFDGIGDVLRMPAIWLAAMIIFAGYSIGAGLTYITPYLTDVFKMSVSMGAFIAIIRTYGLRLGGGPVGGILADRIGSATRLIRMGFVAIAALVGCLYLIPGSPKLLALMLATTLSASFCVFAVKGVYFAPVDEIRIPNHLAGAAYGAISLVGYLPDTFIYSYFGNLLDRYPGIQGYRLIFLSLIALAAIGFVSAHLLLKHIRREAPSSNTIPLETE